The Euphorbia lathyris chromosome 8, ddEupLath1.1, whole genome shotgun sequence genome has a window encoding:
- the LOC136202254 gene encoding BTB/POZ domain-containing protein At2g24240-like, whose product MKKRHVDVRKQIYISFLSQLAFPFPNTPTHNNIFFQILSPNFHFNSKLFPQNLLSSTFFSSFFFLIFCSHFLFLFLIHTTRQQFNNSLQLSRISFSFFQTSIFFIFLYLLLLKSPILLSPFSWLPMKIPKDRVVFNVGGRIFETTSTTLANAGRNSFFGAFFDDNWDFKQSINDSNRNNGFFIDRNPDCFGVLLDLLRTGDLHIPSHIPERLLHREASFYGLMDHVRTAKWGQFDGNRLRHSRSVTGRAPGDGTAIRAGPDGGCCVAHGSMVHVYDWMMEEHPSINLDYQRINDVGWVDSENVVLSACERLGRGDGGMGLFNKSTGELRYKFQVFHENQLKSYTAGALSTSSDYRIFSSCKGRSNEYGIGVWDQITGKQIDFFYESPGWSLGDADKLQWLNGRNCLLVATLFPRKDNCYISLLDFREKRMAWSWSDMGAPITVDEKRVRDAIAMEDCNAVCVVNEYEDLGFMDLRTSGGSVRWSSRSRLMKGKMPDEPCYPKLALHEGQLFSSMDDCISVFCGPDWVLTSRLRRSYGGSICDFSIGGDRLFALHSEENVFDVWETPPPPVI is encoded by the coding sequence ATGAAAAAGAGACATGTAGACGTGAGAAAACAGATATATATTTCTTTCCTTTCACAATTAGCATTTCCATTTCCAAATACTCCTACACACAACAATATCTTCTTTCAAATTTTATCCCCCAATTTCCATTTTAATTCTAAATTATTTCCCCAAAACCTTCTTTCTTCTACATTTTTTAGCTCTttcttttttctcattttctgcAGCcacttcctcttcctcttcctcataCATACAACAAGACAACAATTCAATAATTCCCTCCAACTTTCTaggatttctttttctttctttcaaacTTCAATCttctttatttttctatatcttcttcttctgaaaTCTCCAATTCTACTTTCTCCATTTTCTTGGCTTCCAATGAAAATCCCCAAAGACAGAGTCGTCTTCAACGTCGGAGGCAGAATCTTCGAGACTACTTCCACAACCCTCGCCAACGCCGGCCGAAACTCTTTCTTCGGTGCTTTTTTCGATGATAATTGGGATTTCAAACAATCCATCAATGACTCCAACAGAAACAACGGTTTCTTCATTGACCGGAATCCCGATTGTTTCGGCGTCCTCCTCGATCTCCTCCGCACCGGCGATCTCCACATCCCATCTCATATCCCCGAACGACTCCTCCACCGTGAGGCCTCTTTTTACGGCCTCATGGACCACGTCAGGACAGCCAAATGGGGTCAATTCGACGGGAACAGACTCCGCCATTCCCGCTCTGTAACTGGCCGGGCACCAGGGGACGGGACAGCAATCCGCGCAGGGCCGGATGGTGGATGCTGTGTGGCGCATGGAAGCATGGTTCATGTATATGATTGGATGATGGAAGAACATCCGTCGATTAATTTGGATTATCAGCGAATCAACGATGTAGGTTGGGTTGATTCCGAAAATGTAGTTCTTAGCGCCTGTGAAAGATTAGGGCGTGGAGATGGAGGGATGGGATTGTTCAATAAGAGTACAGGTGAATTGAGGTATAAATTCCAGGTCTTccatgaaaatcaattgaagagCTATACAGCTGGAGCTTTAAGCACTAGTTCTGATTACAGAATTTTCAGTAGCTGCAAAGGAAGAAGCAATGAGTATGGAATTGGAGTTTGGGATCAAATTACAGGTAAACAGATTGATTTTTTCTATGAAAGTCCTGGTTGGTCTTTAGGTGATGCTGATAAACTGCAATGGCTGAATGGAAGAAATTGCTTATTAGTTGCAACTTTGTTCCCTAGAAAGGACAATTGTTACATTAGTTTATTAGATTTTAGAGAGAAGAGAATGGCGTGGTCTTGGTCTGATATGGGGGCTCCAATAACTGTGGATGAGAAACGGGTTCGAGACGCCATAGCTATGGAAGATTGTAATGCTGTTTGTGTAGTGAATGAGTATGAAGATTTGGGGTTTATGGATTTGAGGACAAGTGGAGGAAGTGTAAGATGGAGCTCGAGGAGCCGGTTGATGAAAGGTAAAATGCCTGATGAGCCTTGTTATCCTAAACTAGCATTACATGAAGGGCAGTTGTTTTCCTCAATGGATGATTGCATTTCTGTGTTTTGTGGTCCTGATTGGGTTTTAACATCTCGGCTTCGAAGGAGCTATGGCGGTTCCATTTGTGATTTTTCGATAGGCGGGGATAGACTCTTTGCTCTTCACAGTGAAGAAAATGTCTTTGATGTATGGGAGACACCACCTCCTCCTGTTATATGA
- the LOC136202255 gene encoding omega-6 fatty acid desaturase, chloroplastic has translation MASTVADSVFLFMGPQPRSIRSHKMSTHFSPGIHHLTWDRLLQKGYKQKSYLFHLKKSKPVQAVAVPVVPSSAESAEYRKKLAENYGFRQIAEPLPGHVTLKEIIDTLPKKVFEIDDMKAWKTVLISATSYALGLLMISKAPWYLLPLAWAWTGTAVTGFFVIGHDCAHKSFSKNKLLEDIVGTLAFLPLIYPYEPWRFKHDRHHAKTNMLVEDTAWQPVDKEEFDSSPIMRKALIYGYGPFRPWMSIAHWLTCHFDIKKFRQNEVKRVKTSLACVFAFMAIGWPLIIYQTGITGWIKFWLMPWLGYHFWMSTFTMVHHTAPHIPFKSSDEWNAAQAQLNGTVHCDYPRWIEILCHNINVHIPHHISSRIPSYNLPAAHRSIQENWGKYTNEATWNWRLMKTIMTVCHVYHKEQNYIGFDELAPQESQPVSFLKRVMPDYA, from the exons ATGGCTTCCACAGTTGCTGATTCGGTTTTCCTCTTCATG GGTCCCCAACCCAGGTCCATTAGGAGTCACAAGATGTCCACACATTTTTCTCCAG GCATCCATCACTTGACATGGGACAGGCTTCTTCAGAAGGGATATAAACAGAAAAGCTATTTGTTCCACCTGAAGAAATCTAAACCTGTACAAGCTGTGGCTGTTCCAGTTGTACCATCTTCAGCAGAAAGTGCCGAGTACAGAAAGAAGTTGGCAGAAAACTATGGCTTTAGGCAAATTGCTGAACCACTTCCTGGACATGTTACGTTAAAGGAAATCATCGATACTCTGCCAAAGAAG GTGTTTGAGATTGATGATATGAAAGCATGGAAGACAGTTTTAATATCAGCCACTTCATATGCACTAGGACTTCTCATGATATCAAAAGCGCCATGGTACCTACTTCCTCTTGCTTGGGCGTGGACAGGAACTGCAGTTACTGGG ttCTTTGTTATAGGCCATGACTGTGCTCACAAATCATTTTCAAAGAACAAATTGTTGGAAGACATTGTGGGAACTCTAGCCTTTCTACCCCTAATATACCCATACGAGCCATGGAGGTTTAAGCACGATAGGCATCATGCAAAAACAAACAT GTTGGTTGAGGATACAGCTTGGCAACCTGTTGATAAAGAGGAATTTGACTCATCTCCTATTATGCGCAAGGCACTTATATATGGATATGGTCCTTTCCGGCCGTGGATGTCTATAGCTCACTG GTTGACCTGCCACTTTGACATCAAAAAGTTCAGACAAAATGAAGTTAAAAGGGTGAAGACTAGTCTGGCATGTGTATTTGCATTCATGGCAATTGGATGGCCATTAATTATTTATCAAACAGGGATCACGGGATGGATCAAGTTCTGGCTAATGCCATGGTTGGGCTATCATTTTTGG ATGAGTACTTTCACAATGGTGCATCATACAGCACCTCACATTCCTTTCAAATCCTCGGATGAATGGAATGCAGCTCAAGCACAGCTAAACGGAACGGTTCATTGTGATTACCCTCGTTG GATTGAGATCCTGTGTCATAATATAAATGTCCATATTCCGCACCATATTTCTTCGAGGATACCGAGCTATAATCTTCCAGCAGCTCATAGGTCTATTCAAGAGAATTGGGGAAAG TATACAAATGAAGCTACATGGAATTGGCGATTGATGAAGACAATAATGACAGTATGCCATGTTtatcacaaagaacaaaattaCATTGGTTTTGATGAGCTTGCTCCTCAAGAATCTCAACCAGTCAGCTTCCTCAAAAGAGTGATGCCTGATTATGCTTGA